Proteins from a genomic interval of Homo sapiens chromosome 6 genomic scaffold, GRCh38.p14 alternate locus group ALT_REF_LOCI_2 HSCHR6_MHC_COX_CTG1:
- the MICA gene encoding MHC class I polypeptide-related sequence A isoform 2 (MICA*00801) precursor (isoform 2 (MICA*00801) precursor is encoded by transcript variant 1*00801): MGLGPVFLLLAGIFPFAPPGAAAEPHSLRYNLTVLSWDGSVQSGFLAEVHLDGQPFLRYDRQKCRAKPQGQWAEDVLGNKTWDRETRDLTGNGKDLRMTLAHIKDQKEGLHSLQEIRVCEIHEDNSTRSSQHFYYDGELFLSQNLETEEWTVPQSSRAQTLAMNVRNFLKEDAMKTKTHYHAMHADCLQELRRYLESGVVLRRTVPPMVNVTRSEASEGNITVTCRASSFYPRNIILTWRQDGVSLSHDTQQWGDVLPDGNGTYQTWVATRICRGEEQRFTCYMEHSGNHSTHPVPSGKVLVLQSHWQTFHVSAVAAGCCYFCYYYFLCPLL; the protein is encoded by the exons ATGGGGCTGGGCCCGGTCTTCCTGCTTCTGGCTGGCATCTTCCCTTTTGCACCTCCGGGAGCTGCTGCTG AGCCCCACAGTCTTCGTTATAACCTCACGGTGCTGTCCTGGGATGGATCTGTGCAGTCAGGGTTTCTTGCTGAGGTACATCTGGATGGTCAGCCCTTCCTGCGCTATGACAGGCAGAAATGCAGGGCAAAGCCCCAGGGACAGTGGGCAGAAGATGTCCTGGGAAATAAGACATGGGACAGAGAGACCAGGGACTTGACAGGGAACGGAAAGGACCTCAGGATGACCCTGGCTCATATCAAGGACCAGAAAGAAG GCTTGCATTCCCTCCAGGAGATTAGGGTCTGTGAGATCCATGAAGACAACAGCACCAGGAGCTCCCAGCATTTCTACTACGATGGGGAGCTCTTCCTCTCCCAAAACCTGGAGACTGAGGAATGGACAGTGCCCCAGTCCTCCAGAGCTCAGACCTTGGCCATGAACGTCAGGAATTTCTTGAAGGAAGATGCCATGAAGACCAAGACACACTATCACGCTATGCATGCAGACTGCCTGCAGGAACTACGGCGATATCTAGAATCCGGCGTAGTCCTGAGGAGAACAG TGCCCCCCATGGTGAATGTCACCCGCAGCGAGGCCTCAGAGGGCAACATCACCGTGACATGCAGGGCTTCCAGCTTCTATCCCCGGAATATCATACTGACCTGGCGTCAGGATGGGGTATCTttgagccacgacacccagcaGTGGGGGGATGTCCTGCCTGATGGGAATGGAACCTACCAGACCTGGGTGGCCACCAGGATTTGCCGAGGAGAGGAGCAGAGGTTCACCTGCTACATGGAACACAGCGGGAATCACAGCACTCACCCTGTGCCCTCTG GGAAAGTGCTGGTGCTTCAGAGTCATTGGCAGACATTCCATGTTTCTGCTGTTGCTGCTGGCTGctgctatttttgttattattattttctatgtcCGTTGTTGTAA
- the MICA gene encoding MHC class I polypeptide-related sequence A isoform 4 (MICA*00801) (isoform 4 (MICA*00801) is encoded by transcript variant 4) has product MGQRDQGLDRERKGPQDDPGSYQGPERRNFLKEDAMKTKTHYHAMHADCLQELRRYLESGVVLRRTVPPMVNVTRSEASEGNITVTCRASSFYPRNIILTWRQDGVSLSHDTQQWGDVLPDGNGTYQTWVATRICRGEEQRFTCYMEHSGNHSTHPVPSGKVLVLQSHWQTFHVSAVAAGCCYFCYYYFLCPLL; this is encoded by the exons ATGGGACAGAGAGACCAGGGACTTGACAGGGAACGGAAAGGACCTCAGGATGACCCTGGCTCATATCAAGGACCAGAAAGAAG GAATTTCTTGAAGGAAGATGCCATGAAGACCAAGACACACTATCACGCTATGCATGCAGACTGCCTGCAGGAACTACGGCGATATCTAGAATCCGGCGTAGTCCTGAGGAGAACAG TGCCCCCCATGGTGAATGTCACCCGCAGCGAGGCCTCAGAGGGCAACATCACCGTGACATGCAGGGCTTCCAGCTTCTATCCCCGGAATATCATACTGACCTGGCGTCAGGATGGGGTATCTttgagccacgacacccagcaGTGGGGGGATGTCCTGCCTGATGGGAATGGAACCTACCAGACCTGGGTGGCCACCAGGATTTGCCGAGGAGAGGAGCAGAGGTTCACCTGCTACATGGAACACAGCGGGAATCACAGCACTCACCCTGTGCCCTCTG GGAAAGTGCTGGTGCTTCAGAGTCATTGGCAGACATTCCATGTTTCTGCTGTTGCTGCTGGCTGctgctatttttgttattattattttctatgtcCGTTGTTGTAA
- the MICA gene encoding MHC class I polypeptide-related sequence A isoform 3 (MICA*00801) (isoform 3 (MICA*00801) is encoded by transcript variant 3), whose translation MTLAHIKDQKEGLHSLQEIRVCEIHEDNSTRSSQHFYYDGELFLSQNLETEEWTVPQSSRAQTLAMNVRNFLKEDAMKTKTHYHAMHADCLQELRRYLESGVVLRRTVPPMVNVTRSEASEGNITVTCRASSFYPRNIILTWRQDGVSLSHDTQQWGDVLPDGNGTYQTWVATRICRGEEQRFTCYMEHSGNHSTHPVPSGKVLVLQSHWQTFHVSAVAAGCCYFCYYYFLCPLL comes from the exons ATGACCCTGGCTCATATCAAGGACCAGAAAGAAG GCTTGCATTCCCTCCAGGAGATTAGGGTCTGTGAGATCCATGAAGACAACAGCACCAGGAGCTCCCAGCATTTCTACTACGATGGGGAGCTCTTCCTCTCCCAAAACCTGGAGACTGAGGAATGGACAGTGCCCCAGTCCTCCAGAGCTCAGACCTTGGCCATGAACGTCAGGAATTTCTTGAAGGAAGATGCCATGAAGACCAAGACACACTATCACGCTATGCATGCAGACTGCCTGCAGGAACTACGGCGATATCTAGAATCCGGCGTAGTCCTGAGGAGAACAG TGCCCCCCATGGTGAATGTCACCCGCAGCGAGGCCTCAGAGGGCAACATCACCGTGACATGCAGGGCTTCCAGCTTCTATCCCCGGAATATCATACTGACCTGGCGTCAGGATGGGGTATCTttgagccacgacacccagcaGTGGGGGGATGTCCTGCCTGATGGGAATGGAACCTACCAGACCTGGGTGGCCACCAGGATTTGCCGAGGAGAGGAGCAGAGGTTCACCTGCTACATGGAACACAGCGGGAATCACAGCACTCACCCTGTGCCCTCTG GGAAAGTGCTGGTGCTTCAGAGTCATTGGCAGACATTCCATGTTTCTGCTGTTGCTGCTGGCTGctgctatttttgttattattattttctatgtcCGTTGTTGTAA